AATGCCAATTCCTGTAACTTCCCGGCAACGTAGTTCCCGACTGCCTGAAACACGGCCCCGGGAGGATTGAACCCGGTTGGGGGCCGGAGGCGGAGTGTCCCGGTACGGCGATTTGTTGAGAAGGGACACGCAGGTGGAACTCACCGCGGGAAACATCTGGATCATGGTCTCGGCGGCCCTTGCGCTGCTCATGACCCCGGCCCTGGGCCTCTTCTACGGCGGCATGACCCGCGCCAAGGCCTCACTGAACATGATCATGATGAGCTTCGTCTCGGCCGGCATCGTCGGTGTGGTCTGGGTGCTTTGGGGCTACTCGATGACCAGCGGCAAGGGCGTCCTGGGCATTTTCGGGGACCCGTTCGCCAGCTTCGGGCTGAACGGGCTCATGGGCTCCCCGGACCTCCTCAAGGCCGGCTTCAGCGCAACCTTCGCGATCATCACCGTCGCCCTGATCAGCGGTGCCATCGCCGACCGTGCCAAGTTCACCGCCTGGGTGCTCTTCGTGCCGGTCTGGATCACCCTCGTCTACTGCCCGCTGGCCTTTATGGTCTGGGGCGGCGGCCTGATGAGCGCCGGCGGGGCCGTGAGCTCCGTCTTCGGCCAGGTGATCGACTTCGCCGGCGGCACCGTGGTCGAAATCAGCTCGGGCACCGCAGCCCTGGTGCTGGTCATGATCCTGGGCAACCGCCACGGCTTCGGCAAGGACCCGGCCCACCGGCCGCACAACATCCCGTTCGTCATGCTCGGCGCCGGCATCCTCTGGTTCGGCTGGTTCGGCTTCAACGCCGGTGCCGCGACGACGGTGGAGCAGGCCGGCCTAATATGGGTCAACACCCTCGCCGCCCCGGCCGCGGCCATGCTCAGCTGGCTGGTGGCCGAGAAGGTCCGCCACGGCCACCCCACCTCGCTCGGCGCTGCGTCCGGCGTCGTGGCCGGACTGGTTGCGATCACGCCCTCCTGCGCCAATGTCAGCCCGCTGGCCGCGATTGGCCTGGGCCTGGTGGCCGGCGCCGCCTGCTGCGTCTTCGTGGACCTGAAGTTCAAGTTCGGCTTCGATGACTCGCTCGACGTCGTCGGCGTGCACCTCGGCGGCGGGCTGATCGGAACGCTGGCGCTCGGCTTCATCGCCCTGCCGGCGGACGGCCAGGGTGGCGGGCTCTTCTACGGCGGGGGGCTGCACCAGCTGGTTGCCCAGACGGTAGCCGTGTTGATCACCGTCACGCTTTCCGGGCTGGGCACGGCGGTCATCGGCCTTGCACTGCACCGGACCATCGGTTTCCGCGTCAGCCACGAGGCCGAGGTGGCCGGTGTGGACCGCTCGGAGCACGCCGAGACCGCCTACGAATTCGATGGACTGGCGCACAGCCGCTTCAACCCGTTCGGCCACCCCGTCCAGGCGCACCACGCCGCCGCCGCGCAGCACAGCCCGCAGCACGGCCAGACGGAGCGTGCAAGGGAAGACAGCTTCGCGTAACGTTGCGGGGCCGCCCGTAAGCCCGTCGGCATCCGCCGAACGACCAGCCTGACAGAATGACCTAATGGAACTCGCCCTCGGACTCCTGGTGCTCGTGGCCGTTGTCTGTGCCGGCAGCGCCCTCGGCCGGAAGCTCAACGTCTCCGTTCCGCTGCTGCTGGTGCTGGCCGGTGTCGCGGGGTCCTTCCTCCCCTTTGTCCCGCATATTGAGCTGAACCCGGAACTGGTCCTCGTCGGGCTGCTGCCGCCACTGCTCTATGCCGCCGCGCTGCGGACCTCGCTCTTCGACTTCGGCTCCAACCGGCGTGCCATCGGGCTGCTCTCGGTGGGTTACGTCATCTTCGGAACCCTTGCCGTGGGCTTCGTGGTGTGGTGGCTGTTCCCGGAAATTCCGCTGGCCGCCGCGATCGCCCTCGGCGCCGTGGTGGCGCCGCCCGACGCCGTGGCCGCAACCGCCATCGCCCGGAAGGTGGGCATGCCCCGCCGGATCGTTACCATCCTGGAGGGCGAATCCCTGATCAACGACGCCACCGCGCTGGTCTGCCTCCGCGCCGCCATCGCGGCGATCGCCGGGACCGTGTCCGCGGCCGGGATCGCCGGCGGCTTCCTGCTCGCGGCAGGCGGCGGACTGGTGGTCGGATTGGCGGCCGCCTACGTACTGACCGAGCTCCGCAAGCGGATCCGCAACGTCGCGATCAACACCACGACGTCGCTGATGGCCCCGTTCGTCGCCTACCTCCCGGCCGAGGCGATCCACGCTTCCGGCGTCCTCGCCGTCGTCGTCACCGGGCTGGTGATGGGAACCAAGGCGCCCTCCATGCCCAACGGCGCGGCCCGGCTGAGCCAGCGCAGCAACTGGAACACGGTGCAGTTCCTGCTGGAAAACTCCGTGTTCCTGCTGATCGGGCTGCAGGTCCGGACGATCATCGAGGGCATCCAGGATGACTCGCTGGGCGCCGGACGGATCTGGGCGGGCTGCGCGGTGATCCTGCTGGCGGTGTTGCTGCTCCGGCCGGTGTGGGTCTTCCCGGCGACGTACCTGCCCCGGCTGATCCCGTCCGTGCGGCGGAGGGACCCGGCGCCGCCGTGGCAGATCCCGGCGATCGTGTCCTGGGCCGGGATGCGCGGGGTGGTGACGCTGGCCGCGGTGCTGGTGTTGCCGGCGGACCTCGAACATCGTTCCGTGTTGATCCTGGCCGCGATGGTGGTGGTCGGCGGAACGTTGACGCTGCAGGGCTTCACCTTGCCGGCGTTGGTGCGGCTGCTCCGCGTGCAGGGTCCGGACCAGCGCGAGGATGCCCTGAACCAGGCTTCGCTGATGCAGCTGGCCACCGCCGCCGGCGTGGAACGGCTGCAGGAACTGCGGACCGACAGCGATCCGCCGGAGGTGGTGGCGATGCTCAAGCGGCGGACCCAGGAGCGCGGGCTGGCGGCCTGGGAGCGGCTGGGTAGGCCGACGTCGGAGGCCGCGACCCCGAGCCAGCGCTACGCCGAATTGCGGCTGGCCATGCTGGAGGCGGAACGGGCCAAAGTGCTGGAGCTGCGCCGCGGCGGCGAGTACGCCCACGAGGTCCTCAGCGAGGTCCTGGACCGGCTCGACGTGGAGGAATCCATGCTCGACATCTCGTTGGAGGAACTGGACACTGCCGGCGACGGCGGCGGCGGGGAAGGGATCGCAAGGCCCGGCGGTGTCTGCGGGCACCTCGAATCCGCCCCGGACCCGGAAGTGCCGCGCGACCCCTTCTGCGCGGACTG
The nucleotide sequence above comes from Arthrobacter sp. KBS0702. Encoded proteins:
- a CDS encoding ammonium transporter encodes the protein MELTAGNIWIMVSAALALLMTPALGLFYGGMTRAKASLNMIMMSFVSAGIVGVVWVLWGYSMTSGKGVLGIFGDPFASFGLNGLMGSPDLLKAGFSATFAIITVALISGAIADRAKFTAWVLFVPVWITLVYCPLAFMVWGGGLMSAGGAVSSVFGQVIDFAGGTVVEISSGTAALVLVMILGNRHGFGKDPAHRPHNIPFVMLGAGILWFGWFGFNAGAATTVEQAGLIWVNTLAAPAAAMLSWLVAEKVRHGHPTSLGAASGVVAGLVAITPSCANVSPLAAIGLGLVAGAACCVFVDLKFKFGFDDSLDVVGVHLGGGLIGTLALGFIALPADGQGGGLFYGGGLHQLVAQTVAVLITVTLSGLGTAVIGLALHRTIGFRVSHEAEVAGVDRSEHAETAYEFDGLAHSRFNPFGHPVQAHHAAAAQHSPQHGQTERAREDSFA
- a CDS encoding Na+/H+ antiporter yields the protein MELALGLLVLVAVVCAGSALGRKLNVSVPLLLVLAGVAGSFLPFVPHIELNPELVLVGLLPPLLYAAALRTSLFDFGSNRRAIGLLSVGYVIFGTLAVGFVVWWLFPEIPLAAAIALGAVVAPPDAVAATAIARKVGMPRRIVTILEGESLINDATALVCLRAAIAAIAGTVSAAGIAGGFLLAAGGGLVVGLAAAYVLTELRKRIRNVAINTTTSLMAPFVAYLPAEAIHASGVLAVVVTGLVMGTKAPSMPNGAARLSQRSNWNTVQFLLENSVFLLIGLQVRTIIEGIQDDSLGAGRIWAGCAVILLAVLLLRPVWVFPATYLPRLIPSVRRRDPAPPWQIPAIVSWAGMRGVVTLAAVLVLPADLEHRSVLILAAMVVVGGTLTLQGFTLPALVRLLRVQGPDQREDALNQASLMQLATAAGVERLQELRTDSDPPEVVAMLKRRTQERGLAAWERLGRPTSEAATPSQRYAELRLAMLEAERAKVLELRRGGEYAHEVLSEVLDRLDVEESMLDISLEELDTAGDGGGGEGIARPGGVCGHLESAPDPEVPRDPFCADCRREGTTPVHLRMCLACGSVGCCDSSPGTHASRHFEATGHPVMRSIEPGEDWRWCYEDDLLG